A stretch of Phragmites australis chromosome 12, lpPhrAust1.1, whole genome shotgun sequence DNA encodes these proteins:
- the LOC133886948 gene encoding bifunctional dihydrofolate reductase-thymidylate synthase-like isoform X2 — protein sequence MARCQATRSSSIGCSPISRFKIPQFLDVRRKLKFECFNQSRLIAMATTPTSGDSQNGPQRNYQVIVAATHDMGIGKDGVLPWKLRGDLKFFKELTLTTSDPAKKNAVIMGRKTWESIPVKSRPLPGRLNVILTRSGSFDFATVENVVICGSMNSALELLASTPYCLSIEKVFVIGGGQILREYLNGPACEAIHLTDIQSSIECDTFIPPLDFSVFQPWYSSFPVVESNIRHSFVTFVRVRKSAAETQVSNGKESTEVDTKNDKFETENFSFLPKMIFDRHEEYHYLNLVEDIIRTGVQKSDRTGTGTLSKFGCQMRFNLRKNFPLLTTKKVFWRGVVEELMWFISGSTNAKVLQERGIHIWDGNASREYLDSVGLAHREEGDLGPVYGFQWRHFGAEYTDMHADYTGKGFDQLRDVIDKINNNPDDRRIILSAWNPSDLKKMALPPCHMFAQFYVENGELSCQMYQRSADMGLGVPFNIASYSLLTYMIAQVCDLSPGDFVHVIGDAHVYRTHVRALEEQIQKIPKPFPILKINPSKKDIDSFVASDFKLDGYDPHQKIEMKMAI from the exons ATGGCCCGTTGTCAG GCTACAAGATCTTCCAGCATTGGTTGTTCACCCATTTCTCGATTTAAAATCCCTCAATTTCTGGACGTGCGCAGAAAACTAAAGTTTGAGTGCTTTAATCAATCCCGACTAATAGCGATGGCTACAACTCCCACCAGTGGTGATTCACAGAATGGTCCTCAGAGAAACTATCAGGTCATTGTTGCTGCCACTCATGACATGGGCATTGGGAAGGATGGGGTCTTGCCATGGAAGCTTCGTGGTGACCTTAAATTCTTCAAGGAGCTTACACTAACTACATCTGACCCCGCCAAGAAGAATGCAGTTATAATGGGAAGGAAAACATGGGAGAGCATACCTGTTAAGTCAAGGCCATTGCCTGGTCGTTTGAATGTCATACTTACTCGATCTGGTAGTTTTGATTTTGCAACAGTAGAAAATGTTGTTATCTGCGGAAGCATGAACTCTGCCTTAGAACTGCTAGCATCAACTCCATATTGCTTATCGATTGAGAAAGTTTTTGTAATAGGGGGTGGACAGATACTGAG GGAGTACCTTAATGGACCTGCATGTGAAGCCATCCATCTAACTGACATTCAGTCAAGCATTGAGTGTGACACTTTCATTCCTCCATTGGACTTCTCGGTGTTCCAGCCATGGTATTCATCCTTCCCGGTGGTAGAAAGCAACATTAGGCATTCTTTTGTGACCTTTGTTCGTGTTAGAAAATCTGCGGCAGAAACTCAGGTCTCAAATGGCAAGGAATCAACTGAGGTTGATACCAAGAATGACAAGTTTGAAACTGAGaatttctcttttcttcccAAGATGATATTTGATCGTCATGAGGAGTATCACTATCTCAATCTTGTTGAAGATATTATAAGGACTGGTGTTCAGAAAAGTGACAGGACAGGAACAGGAACATTGTCAAAATTTGGTTGTCAG ATGCGGTTCAACTTAAGGAAAAACTTTCCCCTGTTGACAACAAAG AAGGTATTTTGGCGTGGTGTTGTCGAAGAACTCATGTGGTTCATCAGTGGCTCAACAAATGCTAAG GTTttacaagagagaggtattcATATCTGGGATGGCAATGCTTCAAGAGAGTATCTTGACAG TGTTGGCTTGGCACACAGGGAGGAAGGTGATCTAGGTCCAGTTTATGGGTTTCAATGGCGACACTTCGGTGCTGA ATATACTGACATGCATGCTGACTATACTGGAAAAGGTTTTGATCAGCTAAGGGATGTGATTGACAAGATCAATAATAATCCTGACGATCGGCGAATAATTTTATCTGCGTGGAATCCGTCAGATCTCAAAAAGATGGCCCTTCCTCCTTGCCATATGTTTGCGCAA TTTTATGTTGAGAACGGCGAGTTATCCTGCCAAATGTATCAACGCTCTGCAGACATGGGACTTGGTGTTCCATTCAACATCGCATCATATTCTCTTCTCACATACATGATTGCTCAAGTTTGCG ACCTTTCCCCTGGTGATTTTGTCCATGTTATTGGGGATGCTCATGTCTATAGAACTCATGTTCGAGCTTTGGAGGAGCAGATTCAGAAGATACCTAAACCATTTCCA ATTTTGAAGATAAATCCTTCAAAGAAGGATATAGATTCTTTCGTGGCATCAGACTTCAAGCTGGATGGCTATGATCCTCACCAGAAGATAGAAATGAAAATGGCAATATAG
- the LOC133886948 gene encoding bifunctional dihydrofolate reductase-thymidylate synthase-like isoform X1: MLVAEVLRAGAYISRFSRHAHKATRSSSIGCSPISRFKIPQFLDVRRKLKFECFNQSRLIAMATTPTSGDSQNGPQRNYQVIVAATHDMGIGKDGVLPWKLRGDLKFFKELTLTTSDPAKKNAVIMGRKTWESIPVKSRPLPGRLNVILTRSGSFDFATVENVVICGSMNSALELLASTPYCLSIEKVFVIGGGQILREYLNGPACEAIHLTDIQSSIECDTFIPPLDFSVFQPWYSSFPVVESNIRHSFVTFVRVRKSAAETQVSNGKESTEVDTKNDKFETENFSFLPKMIFDRHEEYHYLNLVEDIIRTGVQKSDRTGTGTLSKFGCQMRFNLRKNFPLLTTKKVFWRGVVEELMWFISGSTNAKVLQERGIHIWDGNASREYLDSVGLAHREEGDLGPVYGFQWRHFGAEYTDMHADYTGKGFDQLRDVIDKINNNPDDRRIILSAWNPSDLKKMALPPCHMFAQFYVENGELSCQMYQRSADMGLGVPFNIASYSLLTYMIAQVCDLSPGDFVHVIGDAHVYRTHVRALEEQIQKIPKPFPILKINPSKKDIDSFVASDFKLDGYDPHQKIEMKMAI, from the exons ATGTTAGTTGCAGAGGTGCTCAGAGCAGGAGCGTACATCTCTAGGTTTTCTCGACATGCACACAAA GCTACAAGATCTTCCAGCATTGGTTGTTCACCCATTTCTCGATTTAAAATCCCTCAATTTCTGGACGTGCGCAGAAAACTAAAGTTTGAGTGCTTTAATCAATCCCGACTAATAGCGATGGCTACAACTCCCACCAGTGGTGATTCACAGAATGGTCCTCAGAGAAACTATCAGGTCATTGTTGCTGCCACTCATGACATGGGCATTGGGAAGGATGGGGTCTTGCCATGGAAGCTTCGTGGTGACCTTAAATTCTTCAAGGAGCTTACACTAACTACATCTGACCCCGCCAAGAAGAATGCAGTTATAATGGGAAGGAAAACATGGGAGAGCATACCTGTTAAGTCAAGGCCATTGCCTGGTCGTTTGAATGTCATACTTACTCGATCTGGTAGTTTTGATTTTGCAACAGTAGAAAATGTTGTTATCTGCGGAAGCATGAACTCTGCCTTAGAACTGCTAGCATCAACTCCATATTGCTTATCGATTGAGAAAGTTTTTGTAATAGGGGGTGGACAGATACTGAG GGAGTACCTTAATGGACCTGCATGTGAAGCCATCCATCTAACTGACATTCAGTCAAGCATTGAGTGTGACACTTTCATTCCTCCATTGGACTTCTCGGTGTTCCAGCCATGGTATTCATCCTTCCCGGTGGTAGAAAGCAACATTAGGCATTCTTTTGTGACCTTTGTTCGTGTTAGAAAATCTGCGGCAGAAACTCAGGTCTCAAATGGCAAGGAATCAACTGAGGTTGATACCAAGAATGACAAGTTTGAAACTGAGaatttctcttttcttcccAAGATGATATTTGATCGTCATGAGGAGTATCACTATCTCAATCTTGTTGAAGATATTATAAGGACTGGTGTTCAGAAAAGTGACAGGACAGGAACAGGAACATTGTCAAAATTTGGTTGTCAG ATGCGGTTCAACTTAAGGAAAAACTTTCCCCTGTTGACAACAAAG AAGGTATTTTGGCGTGGTGTTGTCGAAGAACTCATGTGGTTCATCAGTGGCTCAACAAATGCTAAG GTTttacaagagagaggtattcATATCTGGGATGGCAATGCTTCAAGAGAGTATCTTGACAG TGTTGGCTTGGCACACAGGGAGGAAGGTGATCTAGGTCCAGTTTATGGGTTTCAATGGCGACACTTCGGTGCTGA ATATACTGACATGCATGCTGACTATACTGGAAAAGGTTTTGATCAGCTAAGGGATGTGATTGACAAGATCAATAATAATCCTGACGATCGGCGAATAATTTTATCTGCGTGGAATCCGTCAGATCTCAAAAAGATGGCCCTTCCTCCTTGCCATATGTTTGCGCAA TTTTATGTTGAGAACGGCGAGTTATCCTGCCAAATGTATCAACGCTCTGCAGACATGGGACTTGGTGTTCCATTCAACATCGCATCATATTCTCTTCTCACATACATGATTGCTCAAGTTTGCG ACCTTTCCCCTGGTGATTTTGTCCATGTTATTGGGGATGCTCATGTCTATAGAACTCATGTTCGAGCTTTGGAGGAGCAGATTCAGAAGATACCTAAACCATTTCCA ATTTTGAAGATAAATCCTTCAAAGAAGGATATAGATTCTTTCGTGGCATCAGACTTCAAGCTGGATGGCTATGATCCTCACCAGAAGATAGAAATGAAAATGGCAATATAG
- the LOC133886948 gene encoding bifunctional dihydrofolate reductase-thymidylate synthase-like isoform X3, which translates to MATTPTSGDSQNGPQRNYQVIVAATHDMGIGKDGVLPWKLRGDLKFFKELTLTTSDPAKKNAVIMGRKTWESIPVKSRPLPGRLNVILTRSGSFDFATVENVVICGSMNSALELLASTPYCLSIEKVFVIGGGQILREYLNGPACEAIHLTDIQSSIECDTFIPPLDFSVFQPWYSSFPVVESNIRHSFVTFVRVRKSAAETQVSNGKESTEVDTKNDKFETENFSFLPKMIFDRHEEYHYLNLVEDIIRTGVQKSDRTGTGTLSKFGCQMRFNLRKNFPLLTTKKVFWRGVVEELMWFISGSTNAKVLQERGIHIWDGNASREYLDSVGLAHREEGDLGPVYGFQWRHFGAEYTDMHADYTGKGFDQLRDVIDKINNNPDDRRIILSAWNPSDLKKMALPPCHMFAQFYVENGELSCQMYQRSADMGLGVPFNIASYSLLTYMIAQVCDLSPGDFVHVIGDAHVYRTHVRALEEQIQKIPKPFPILKINPSKKDIDSFVASDFKLDGYDPHQKIEMKMAI; encoded by the exons ATGGCTACAACTCCCACCAGTGGTGATTCACAGAATGGTCCTCAGAGAAACTATCAGGTCATTGTTGCTGCCACTCATGACATGGGCATTGGGAAGGATGGGGTCTTGCCATGGAAGCTTCGTGGTGACCTTAAATTCTTCAAGGAGCTTACACTAACTACATCTGACCCCGCCAAGAAGAATGCAGTTATAATGGGAAGGAAAACATGGGAGAGCATACCTGTTAAGTCAAGGCCATTGCCTGGTCGTTTGAATGTCATACTTACTCGATCTGGTAGTTTTGATTTTGCAACAGTAGAAAATGTTGTTATCTGCGGAAGCATGAACTCTGCCTTAGAACTGCTAGCATCAACTCCATATTGCTTATCGATTGAGAAAGTTTTTGTAATAGGGGGTGGACAGATACTGAG GGAGTACCTTAATGGACCTGCATGTGAAGCCATCCATCTAACTGACATTCAGTCAAGCATTGAGTGTGACACTTTCATTCCTCCATTGGACTTCTCGGTGTTCCAGCCATGGTATTCATCCTTCCCGGTGGTAGAAAGCAACATTAGGCATTCTTTTGTGACCTTTGTTCGTGTTAGAAAATCTGCGGCAGAAACTCAGGTCTCAAATGGCAAGGAATCAACTGAGGTTGATACCAAGAATGACAAGTTTGAAACTGAGaatttctcttttcttcccAAGATGATATTTGATCGTCATGAGGAGTATCACTATCTCAATCTTGTTGAAGATATTATAAGGACTGGTGTTCAGAAAAGTGACAGGACAGGAACAGGAACATTGTCAAAATTTGGTTGTCAG ATGCGGTTCAACTTAAGGAAAAACTTTCCCCTGTTGACAACAAAG AAGGTATTTTGGCGTGGTGTTGTCGAAGAACTCATGTGGTTCATCAGTGGCTCAACAAATGCTAAG GTTttacaagagagaggtattcATATCTGGGATGGCAATGCTTCAAGAGAGTATCTTGACAG TGTTGGCTTGGCACACAGGGAGGAAGGTGATCTAGGTCCAGTTTATGGGTTTCAATGGCGACACTTCGGTGCTGA ATATACTGACATGCATGCTGACTATACTGGAAAAGGTTTTGATCAGCTAAGGGATGTGATTGACAAGATCAATAATAATCCTGACGATCGGCGAATAATTTTATCTGCGTGGAATCCGTCAGATCTCAAAAAGATGGCCCTTCCTCCTTGCCATATGTTTGCGCAA TTTTATGTTGAGAACGGCGAGTTATCCTGCCAAATGTATCAACGCTCTGCAGACATGGGACTTGGTGTTCCATTCAACATCGCATCATATTCTCTTCTCACATACATGATTGCTCAAGTTTGCG ACCTTTCCCCTGGTGATTTTGTCCATGTTATTGGGGATGCTCATGTCTATAGAACTCATGTTCGAGCTTTGGAGGAGCAGATTCAGAAGATACCTAAACCATTTCCA ATTTTGAAGATAAATCCTTCAAAGAAGGATATAGATTCTTTCGTGGCATCAGACTTCAAGCTGGATGGCTATGATCCTCACCAGAAGATAGAAATGAAAATGGCAATATAG